The proteins below come from a single Tribolium castaneum strain GA2 chromosome 9, icTriCast1.1, whole genome shotgun sequence genomic window:
- the Syt12 gene encoding synaptotagmin-12 produces the protein MGNLQISVLILLVMAIILLVVFLVFCYSLDVFTWITAWVCSNREEKVGLTRSKGHYNANGYLVHSDSDIILDSTGSFKRFDSVDRDFKITLATTSLMGEWSSYEEDTSIPPQPLRPAPVPSPSPPPTIKEAPLTRKQNSEDSIERTSISPIPRPVSSVNMATLASQSSFPVYITPPPTPSTPSHLTTQQVEPPVEEAETVSVALKRALSCDSVCSDTSVALGDLEEVNITGYLCIGLEYESECCDLVVNVLEAKELIGPNRTENVSDSYVRVFLLPDKEATIQTRVYRGSNSPSYKERFLFSLNPREQSQRSLCFHVYCTDLLSHTLIGEGEIRLGDISLRQPVTTWVTLTDTGQKGTEFGEIMFSLSYLPTAERLTVVVVKARNLKFQNDSPGDSFVKVYLMQQSKKINKKKTSTKKAERSPIFNESMMFSVPAHTLSTIQLRLTVAEAPPNPTAKAYAIGHVIVGAQATGRSLNHWNQMLTALRKPVAMWHTLRK, from the exons ATgggaaatttgcaaatctccgttttgattttgttagtGATGGCCATTATACTGTTGGTAGTCTTCTTGGTTTTCTGTTATTCCCTGGACGTTTTCACGTGGATTACCGCCTGGGTGTGTTCAAATCGAGAGGAAAAGGTCGGCCTAACTAGATCAAAAGGGCATTATAATGCCAACGGATACTTG GTGCATTCCGACTCCGATATCATTCTAGATTCGACAGGTAGTTTCAAGCGCTTCGATTCGGTTGATAGAGACTTCAAAATCACTCTTGCCACCACAAGCCTTATGGGTGAATGGAGCAGTTACGAGGAGGACACCTCCATACCCCCACAGCCGCTGCGCCCAGCGCCCGTTCCTTCACCATCGCCCCCGCCAACCATCAAGGAAGCCCCCCTAACCCGCAAGCAGAACAG TGAAGATTCCATTGAGAGGACTTCGATTTCGCCAATTCCCCGACCAGTGTCGTCCGTCAACATGGCGACATTAGCCTCTCAATCATCCTTTCCCGTCTATATCACCCCACCGCCCACCCCTTCGACTCCGTCTCATCTCACAACCCAACAAGTGGAACCTCCAGTGGAGGAGGCTGAAACCGTCTCGGTTGCCCTGAAACGAGCGCTCTCCTGCGATAGTGTCTGCTCGGACACTTCGGTTGCCTTAGGAGATCTCGAAGAAGTCAATATTACAGGGTATTTGTGCATCGGACTAGAATACGAAAG CGAATGTTGCGACTTGGTGGTGAACGTCCTGGAAGCCAAAGAGTTGATCGGTCCAAACCGCACCGAGAACGTGTCGGATTCCTACGTCCGCGTGTTCCTCCTTCCAGACAAGGAGGCGACAATCCAGACGAGGGTTTACCGCGGCTCAAACAGTCCCAGTTACAAGGAGCGTTTCCTTTTTTCGCTGAATCCGCGGGAACAATCGCAGCGATCGCTTTGTTTCCACGTATATTGCACCGATTTATTGTCGCACACATTGATCGGCGAAGGCGAGATTCGTCTGGGGGACATAAGTTTGCGACAGCCGGTCACCACATGGGTCACCCTTACCGACACGGGCCAG AAAGGGACGGAGTTTGGCGAAATAATGTTTTCGCTCAGCTATTTACCCACTGCTGAGAGACTGACAGTTGTTGTAGTCAAGGCGAGGAACTTAAAGTTTCAAAACGACTCGCCTGGTGATTCTTTTGTTAAA GTTTACCTAATGcaacaaagcaaaaaaatcaacaagaaaaaaacgtcGACGAAGAAAGCCGAAAGAAGCCCAATTTTTAACGAGTCTATGATGTTTAGTGTACCTGCTCACACCTTATCG ACAATCCAGTTGCGTCTGACTGTGGCCGAGGCCCCTCCGAACCCCACAGCAAAAGCCTACGCCATAGGTCATGTAATAGTGGGCGCTCAAGCTACGGGCAGATCGCTGAATCATTGGAACCAAATGTTAACTGCCCTAAGAAAACCCGTCGCCATGTGGCATACCCTTCGAAAATAA
- the LOC664083 gene encoding esterase AGAP003155 isoform X2 produces the protein MNSLKIIKCLFSTLSPSETNFLMKSMSDSVENKTCKCSQTNTKPKLKILAIHGYRQNADTFKQKTGSFRKMVHKWAEFTYITAPHKVTLIDDLSQTDDINIGQSQDEEQYGWFFNRDDHTFRGIRKGGPAIGFEDSVRFVEEVFAKEGPFDGILGFSQGACFVGLLCDLQQRHLTKCKFNFAIMSSGFKSGCLPHLKYFNETITLPSLHVFGESDKIIPTEMSEALSEAFLEPKIVKHPGGHYLPATAAQKHAYQSFFKEQYMREDDADDEIIDL, from the exons ATGAATAGTCTTAAGATAATAAAGTGCCTGTTCAGCACGTTGTCCCCTTCCGAAACGAATTTTCTTATG AAAAGTATGAGTGATTCAGTGGAGAATAAAACGTGCAAATGCTCGCAGACCAacacaaaaccaaaattaaaaatcttggCGATTCATGGATATCGGCAAAACGCCGACacattcaaacaaaaaactggGTCTTTTAGAAAAATGGTACACAAATGGGCCGAATTCACGTACATTACTGCCCCCCATAAAGTAACATTAATTGATGACCTTAGCCAAACGGACGATATCAATATTGGCCAAAGTCAAGATGAGG aaCAATATGGGTGGTTTTTCAATAGGGACGACCACACGTTCAGAGGGATACGAAAAGGGGGGCCCGCCATCGGGTTTGAAGACAGTGTCAGGTTTGTAGAGGAGGTCTTCGCGAAAGAAGGCCCCTTTGACGGAATTCTGGGCTTCTCCCAAGGGGCTTGTTTTGTGGGGCTTTTATGCGATTTGCAGCAAAGACACT TAACAAAGTGTAAGTTTAATTTTGCCATTATGTCGTCTGGATTCAAGTCGGGTTGTTTGCCCCATTTAAAGTACTTTAACGAAACTATTACACTGCCAAGTCTGCACGTGTTTGGAGAAAGTGATAAAATCATTCCTACTG aaATGAGTGAAGCATTGAGTGAGGCTTTTTTAGAACCAAAAATAGTCAAGCATCCGGGTGGACATTATCTTCCTGCGACGGCAGCACAGAAACATGCCTATCAGAGCTTTTTTAAGGAACAATATATGCGTGAAGACGATGCAGACGatgaaataattgatttatAG
- the LOC664083 gene encoding esterase AGAP003155 isoform X1, which produces MNSLKIIKCLFSTLSPSETNFLMVIDVTSNPGSHLVHFQKSMSDSVENKTCKCSQTNTKPKLKILAIHGYRQNADTFKQKTGSFRKMVHKWAEFTYITAPHKVTLIDDLSQTDDINIGQSQDEEQYGWFFNRDDHTFRGIRKGGPAIGFEDSVRFVEEVFAKEGPFDGILGFSQGACFVGLLCDLQQRHLTKCKFNFAIMSSGFKSGCLPHLKYFNETITLPSLHVFGESDKIIPTEMSEALSEAFLEPKIVKHPGGHYLPATAAQKHAYQSFFKEQYMREDDADDEIIDL; this is translated from the exons ATGAATAGTCTTAAGATAATAAAGTGCCTGTTCAGCACGTTGTCCCCTTCCGAAACGAATTTTCTTATGGTTATTGACGTAACCTCAAACCCCGGGTCTCATTTGGTTCATTTCCAGAAAAGTATGAGTGATTCAGTGGAGAATAAAACGTGCAAATGCTCGCAGACCAacacaaaaccaaaattaaaaatcttggCGATTCATGGATATCGGCAAAACGCCGACacattcaaacaaaaaactggGTCTTTTAGAAAAATGGTACACAAATGGGCCGAATTCACGTACATTACTGCCCCCCATAAAGTAACATTAATTGATGACCTTAGCCAAACGGACGATATCAATATTGGCCAAAGTCAAGATGAGG aaCAATATGGGTGGTTTTTCAATAGGGACGACCACACGTTCAGAGGGATACGAAAAGGGGGGCCCGCCATCGGGTTTGAAGACAGTGTCAGGTTTGTAGAGGAGGTCTTCGCGAAAGAAGGCCCCTTTGACGGAATTCTGGGCTTCTCCCAAGGGGCTTGTTTTGTGGGGCTTTTATGCGATTTGCAGCAAAGACACT TAACAAAGTGTAAGTTTAATTTTGCCATTATGTCGTCTGGATTCAAGTCGGGTTGTTTGCCCCATTTAAAGTACTTTAACGAAACTATTACACTGCCAAGTCTGCACGTGTTTGGAGAAAGTGATAAAATCATTCCTACTG aaATGAGTGAAGCATTGAGTGAGGCTTTTTTAGAACCAAAAATAGTCAAGCATCCGGGTGGACATTATCTTCCTGCGACGGCAGCACAGAAACATGCCTATCAGAGCTTTTTTAAGGAACAATATATGCGTGAAGACGATGCAGACGatgaaataattgatttatAG
- the Pop2 gene encoding CCR4-NOT transcription complex subunit 7, with product MPAAVGCINHSSNEECGIRDVWAHNLEEEFRTIRQIVQKYHYVAMDTEFPGVVARPIGEFKSSADYQYQMLRCNVDLLRIIQLGLTFLDDNGKTPGGAYTTWQFNFKFNLQEDMYAQDSIDLLTNSGIQFKKHEDEGIEPLDFAELLMTSGIVLMDNIKWLSFHSGYDFGYLIKLLTDNHLPQDENEFFELLKLYFPAIYDVKYLMKSCKNLKGGLQEVAEQLDLERVGPQHQAGSDSLLTGMAFFKMKEMFFEDTIDDSKFSGHLYGLGTSFAVNGTSNNYASDNGENTNS from the exons ATGCCAGCGGCTGTGGGGTGCATTAACCACTCAAGCAACGAGGAGTGCGGCATTCGGGACGTCTGGGCTCACAATTTGGAAGAGGAATTTAGAACAATAAGACAA ATTGTACAGAAGTACCATTATGTGGCCATGGACACGGAATTTCCCGGCGTGGTGGCCCGACCCATCGGCGAATTTAAGAGCTCAGCGGATTACCAGTACCAAATGCTGAGATGTAACGTCGATTTGCTGCGGATTATACAACTGGGGCTCACGTTTCTAGACGACAATGGCAAAACGCCCGGGGGCGCATACACAACGTGGCagttcaattttaaatttaatttaca GGAAGATATGTACGCCCAAGACAGCATCGATTTGTTAACAAATTCCGGGATCCAGTTCAAAAAACACGAAGACGAGGGAATTGAACCTTTAGATTTTGCCGAACTGCTCATGACGTCGGGCATCGTCCTTATGGACAATATCAAATGGCTGTCGTTTCATTCGGGCTACGACTtcggttatttaataaaacttctAACCGACAACCATTTGCCTCAAGACGAAAACGAGTTTTTTGAGTTGCTTAAGCTGTATTTCCCCGCCATTTATGACGTAAAG tatttgaTGAAATCGTGTAAAAACTTGAAAGGGGGGCTGCAAGAAGTCGCAGAACAGTTAGATTTAGAACGAGTGGGTCCACAACATCAAGCTGGATCTGATTCGCTGTTAACTGGAATGgcgttttttaaaatgaaggAAATGTTTTTTGAGGATACGATTGatgattcaaaattttcggGACATCTGTACGGGCTGGGGACATCGTTCGCCGTCAATGGAACTTCCAATAACTATGCCTCTGATAATGGAGAAAATACCAATTCATGA
- the LOC664101 gene encoding heat shock 70 kDa protein: MSETVIGIDLGTTNSCVCVHLNNKLKILENKEGGRTTPSYVFFTEHSFIVGQYAKRMADAKPEYGIYEIKRLVGRKYDDPYVKKNLNYLPFKVTNISNEPVVVVQTKNQVLKKSPQELCAYILGKIKSDVEAKLGHPVDKAVITVPAYFNIAQREVTLAAAQTAGFSVLKLLNEPTAAALSYYYENKSNVDGYSLVYDLGGGTFDVAILQRSGSDITIVGVDGETHLGGHDFDNLLVEHVCQVLINQHNYNPKNDRRNMRRLNNECEEVKKILSEAEETNIILNAFVPNQNTVDIPITRAQFEAKAEQLFQKTIEIVTRCLEKVSLEKSDIKEVILSGGSTRIPKIQSLISAYFGGKILNKFINPDECVAEGAAIQAALLSKDPAQAISQIKITDVTPLSLGIADFVDVMTFMIKRNTPIPVTRTTNRVTVYNNQANMSFHIYEGERLDAKKNYFLGRLEITDLTPAPPGQCSVTVVMTVDQNGILTVKATETVSNRTKDLKIVYTRGSRSDSDIKSVVVEAEENKKEDELFKQFAEVKGYVVKYCIRAMYNFENKGLVATHKDAYDKCNDVLNRLKDLDVDDEKEVKKLKVEVLALCQPLQKKYAFKHMP; this comes from the exons atgaGTGAAACAGTGATAGGAATAGACTTAGGAACCACCAACTCATGTGTTTGCGTGCACctcaacaacaaattaaaaatactcgAGAACAAAGAAGGTGGAAGAACGACACCGTCTTACGTTTTCTTCACTGAACACAGCTTCATCGTCGGCCAATACGCCAAACGTATGGCCGACGCGAAACCGGAATACGGCATTTACG AAATTAAAAGACTGGTTGGTCGGAAGTACGACGACCCTTACGTTAAGAAAAATCTAAACTATTTACCATTCAAAGTCACCAACATTTCCAACGAGCCAGTCGTGGTCGTCCAAACCAAGAAccaagttttaaaaaagtcgCCTCAGGAGTTGTGTGCCTACATTTTGGGTAAAATAAAGAGCGACGTTGAGGCCAAGCTGGGCCACCCTGTCGACAAAGCTGTGATAACCGTGCCTGCATACTTTAATATCGCTCAAAGGGAGGTGACTTTAGCCGCGGCCCAAACAGCCGGGTTTTCGGTGCTGAAACTCCTAAACGAACCAACAGCCGCTGCTTTGAGTTATTACtacgaaaataagagcaacgTCGATGGTTATTCCCTGGTTTATGACCTAGGGGGTGGCACTTTCGACGTTGCCATTTTGCAGCGCAGTGGCAGCGACATTACCATTGTGGGGGTTGATGGCGAGACCCACTTGGGGGGGCACGACTTCGACAATTTACTAGTCGAACACGTGTGCCAAGTGCTGATAAATCAGCACAACTACAACCCGAAAAATGACCGCCGCAACATGCGAAGGCTGAACAACGAGTGCGAAGAAGTGAAAAAGATACTTTCAGAGGCTGAAGAGACGAACATAATTTTAAACGCGTTCGTGCCAAATCAAAACACTGTGGACATTCCCATCACCCGGGCCCAGTTCGAGGCGAAAGCCGAGCAGTTGTTCCAGAAAACCATCGAGATTGTGACTCGCTGCTTGGAGAAAGTCAGTTTGGAAAAGAGCGATATTAAGGAAGTTATTCTAAGTGGGGGCTCCACCCGAATCCCCAAGATCCAATCGTTGATCAGTGCGTACTTCGGGGGGAAAATATTGAACAAATTTATCAATCCGGACGAATGCGTGGCTGAAGGAGCGGCAATCCAAGCGGCGCTTTTATCGAAAGATCCCGCACAAGCCATCAGCCAGATCAAAATCACTGATGTCACCCCTTTGTCGCTGGGTATCGCCGACTTTGTGGACGTTATGACCTTCATGATCAAGCGCAATACTCCGATTCCTGTCACTCGAACAACAAATCGGGTCACAGTTTACAACAACCAAGCTAATATGTCCTTCCATATCTACGAGGGTGAACGGCTGGACgccaagaaaaattattttttgggtcGTTTGGAAATCACCGACCTTACACCGGCCCCTCCCGGCCAGTGTAGCGTCACAGTGGTCATGACTGTGGACCAGAATGGGATTCTGACCGTCAAAGCCACCGAAACTGTGAGCAACAGGACCAAGGATCTTAAGATTGTCTATACTAGAGGCAGCAGAAGTGACAGTGATATTAAGAGTGTTGTGGTTGAGGCCGAGGAAAACAAGAAGGAGGACGAACTTTTCAAGCAATTTGCTGAAGTTAAGGGCTACGTGGTTAAGTACTGCATTAGGGCCATGTATAATTTTGAGAACAAAGGGCTTGTGGCCACGCATAAAGATGCTTACGATAAATGCAACGATGTGCTAAATAGATTGAAAGACCTGGATGTGGATGACGAAAAAGAGGTGAAGAAGCTGAAAGTGGAAGTCCTAGCTTTGTGTCAACCTTTACAGAAGAAATATGCGTTTAAACATATGCCCTAA
- the LOC664109 gene encoding arylsulfatase B: protein MLLETRWNLIFGCVLFCGFFEKIHCATGQPNVVFIVADDLGWNDVGFHGSNQIPTPNIDALAYNGIILNSHYSQSFGTPSRAALLTGKYPMKLGLQGPSITPAEGRSLPEGKIMSEYFKDMGYATHLVGKWHLGHSRWNDTPTFRGFDHFFGFYNGFTSYYDYVSNWKINDKEYSGFDLRRDTVPSWNDAGKYATDLFAEHAVDVIQKHNVNTPLFMMIAHLAVHVGNEGKWLEAPQETVNKFKHIRDPNRRTYAAMVSKLDDSIGAVFEALEAKNMLQNTIVVFISDNGAPTVGPHHNWGSNYPLRGIKDTLFEGGVRTVACIWSPLLVQSSRVSTDLIHITDWLPTLFTAVGGDLSVLDPDLDGIDQWSSLVYDLPSARNDIPLNIDEKTRNAALRFSYWKLIVGTSGNGSYNGYFGAPLNENIEEQQYNTSAINDSPVGRIAKKINYNPLSETDFDGLRRVATLKCLDAKAKRNPCDPASGAVCLYNIPNDPCEENDLAKFFPSVVRRIKRTLVDYRQGLVPQIETSIDIENADPKLFQFAWNPWRDCSDAACTS from the exons ATGTTGCTGGAAACGCGATGGAACTTGATTTTTGGATGTGTGTTGTTTTgcggttttttcgaaaaaattcactGTGCCACCGGACAACCAAACGTTGTTTTCATCGTTGCTGATGACTTG GGTTGGAATGATGTGGGTTTCCACGGAAGTAACCAGATTCCAACACCCAACATTGACGCGCTCGCATACAATGGCATAATTCTCAATAGCCATTACAGTCAATCATTCGGTACTCCTTCAAGAGCCGCTTTATTAACAGGAAAATATCCAATGAAATTAG GACTGCAAGGACCTTCGATAACGCCAGCTGAAGGACGATCCTTACCTGAAGGAAAAATAATGTCCGAGTATTTCAAG GACATGGGCTATGCCACCCATCTCGTGGGCAAATGGCATCTGGGCCACTCCCGTTGGAATGACACTCCAACGTTCCGAGGATTCGACCATTTCTTCGGGTTCTATAACGGATTCACCAGTTACTACGACTACGTCTCCAACTGGAAG ATCAATGATAAGGAATATAGCGGTTTTGACTTGCGAAGAGACACGGTGCCCAGTTGGAACGATGCTGGAAAATACGCAACGGATTTATTTGCCGAACACGCCGTTGACGTGATCCAAAAACACAATGTCAATACGCCGCTTTTTATGATGATTGCTCATCTAGCCGTCCATGTAGGAAATGAGGGGAAATGGCTGGAGGCTCCCCAAGAAACCGTCAATAAATTCAAACATATCCGGGACCCCAATCGGAGGACCTACGCAG caaTGGTCTCGAAACTTGACGACAGCATCGGTGCCGTGTTTGAAGCCTTGGAGGCGAAAAACATGTTACAGAACACAATTGTCGTTTTTATTTCCGACAATGGCGCGCCGACAGTGGGCCCCCACCACAACTGGGGGTCTAATTATCCTTTACGAGGCATTAAAGACACCCTGTTTGAGGGCGGAGTGCGTACGGTGGCATGCATATGGAGTCCTTTGCTGGTTCAATCGTCACGCGTTTCCACCGACCTCATCCACATAACCGACTGGCTACCGACTCTCTTTACCGCAGTCGGTGGCGACTTGAGTGTCTTGGACCCAGACCTTGACGGCATAGACCAATGGTCCAGTCTAGTTTACGACCTACCATCGGCCCGCAACGACATTCCTCTAAACATCGACGAAAAAACCAGAAACGCGGCTTTGCGATTCTCTTACTGGAAACTGATAGTTG GCACCAGTGGTAACGGGAGTTACAATGGTTACTTCGGAGCCccgctcaatgaaaatatcgAGGAGCAACAATACAACACTTCGGCGATTAATGACAGCCCCGTTGGCCGCATtgcgaaaaaaatcaattacaaTCCGCTTTCAGAAACCGACTTTGATGGTTTACGGAGAGTTGCGACCCTGAAATGTCTGGACGCGAAAGCAAAACGAAATCCATGTGATCCTGCAA GTGGAGCTGTCTGTTTGTATAACATACCGAATGATCCGTGTGAGGAGAATGATCTAGCCAAGTTTTTTCCGAGCGTTGTGCGGAGAATTAAACGGACTCTGGTGGATTATAGGCAAGGGTTAGTTCCACAAATTGAGACGAGCATTGATATCGAAAATGCTGATCCCAAACTGTTCCAATTCGCCTGGAATCCGTGGCGCGACTGCTCGGACGCTGCCTGCACTAGCTGA